The Nycticebus coucang isolate mNycCou1 chromosome 5, mNycCou1.pri, whole genome shotgun sequence genome window below encodes:
- the PIAS3 gene encoding E3 SUMO-protein ligase PIAS3 isoform X4: protein MLLAGQTWILRLLWFSTQHMVMSFRVSELQVLLGFAGRNKSGRKHELLAKALHLLKSSCAPSVQMKIKELYRRRFPRKTLGPSNLSLLSLPPGTSPVGSPGPLAPIPPALLAPGTLLGPKREVDMHPPLPQPVHPDVTMKPLPFYEVYGELIRPTTLASTSSQRFEEAHFTFALTPQQVQQILTSREVLPGAKCDYTIQVQLRFCLCETSCPQEDYFPPNLFVKVNGKLCPLPGYLPPTKNGAEPKRPSRPINITPLARLSATVPNTIVVNWSSEFGRNYSLSVYLVRQLTAGTLLQKLRAKGIRNPDHSRALIKEKLTADPDSEVATTSLRVSLMCPLGKMRLTVPCRALTCAHLQSFDAALYLQMNEKKPTWTCPVCDKKAPYESLIIDGLFMEILNSCSDCDEIQFMEDGSWCPMKPKKEASEVCPPPGYGLDGLQYSPVQEGNPSENKKKVEVIDLTVESSSDEEDLPPTKKHCSVTSAAIPALPGSKGGLTSGHQSSSVLRSPTMGTLGGEFLPGLPLHEYPPAFPLGADIQGLDLFSFLQTESQIIPTQCYGALKSILTSTCPDVAARA from the exons ATGCTCTTGGCAGGACAGACCTGGATTCTCAGGCTTCTCTGGTTTTCTACACAGCACATGGTGATGAGTTTCCGGGTGTCTGAGCTTCAGGTGCTTCTTGGCTTTGCTGGCCGGAACAAGAGTGGACGGAAACACGAGCTTCTGGCCAAAGCCTTGCACCTCCTCAAGTCCAGCTGTGCTCCCAGTGTCCAGATGAAGATCAAAGAGCTTTACCGCCGACGCTTTCCCCGGAAGACCCTGGGGCCCTCTaatctctccctgctctctctgccACCTGGCACCTCTCCTGTAGGCTCCCCTGGTCCTCTAGCTCCTATTCCCCCGGCCCTCTTGGCTCCTGGTACCCTGCTGGGCCCCAAGCGTGAGGTGGACATGCATCCCCCTCTGCCGCAGCCTGTGCACCCAGATGTTACCATGAAACCATTGCCTTTCTATGAAGTCTACGGGGAGCTCATCCggcccaccacccttg CATCCACTTCTAGCCAGCGATTTGAAGAAGCGCATTTTACCTTTGCCCTCACACCCCAGCAAGTGCAGCAGATCCTTACATCCAG AGAGGTTTTGCCAGGAGCAAAATGTGATTATACCATACAGGTGCAGCTAAG GTTCTGTCTCTGTGAGACCAGCTGCCCCCAGGAGGATTATTTTCCCCCCAACCTCTTTGTCAAAGTCAATGGGAAACTGTGTCCCCTGCCG ggTTACCTTCCCCCAACCAAGAATGGGGCTGAGCCCAAGAGGCCCAGCCGCCCCATCAACATCACACCCTTGGCTCGACTGTCAGCCACTGTTCCCAACACCATCGTGGTCAATTGGTCATCTGAATTTGGACGG AATTACTCCTTGTCTGTGTACCTGGTGAGGCAGTTGACTGCAGGGACTCTTCTACAAAAGCTCAGAGCAAAGGGTATCCGGAACCCAGACCACTCCAGGGCACTGA TCAAGGAAAAATTGACTGCTGACCCTGACAGTGAAGTGGCCACTACAAGTCTCCGGGTGTCACTCATGTGCCCG CTAGGGAAGATGCGCCTGACAGTCCCTTGTCGTGCCCTCACCTGCGCCCACCTTCAGAGCTTCGATGCTGCCCTTTATCTACAGATGAATGAGAAGAAGCCAACGTGGACATGTCCTGTGTGTGACAAGAAAGCTCCCTATGAATCTCTCATCATTGATGG TTTATTCATGGAGATTCTTAATTCCTGTTCGGACTGTGATGAGATTCAGTTCATGGAAGATGGATCCTGGTGCCCAATGAAACCCAAAAAGGAGGCATCTGAGGTTTGCCCCCCACCAGGGTATGGGCTGGATG GCCTCCAGTACAGCCCAGTGCAAGAGGGAAATCCATCAGAGAATAAGAAGAAGGTTGAAGTCATTGACTTGACAGTAGAAAGCTCATCAGATGAGGAGGATCTGCCTCCGACCAAGAAGCACTGTTCTGTCACATCCGCTGCAATCCCAGCCCTACCTGGAAGCAAAGG AGGCTTGACGTCTGGTCACCAGTCATCCTCGGTGCTGCGGAGCCCTACTATGGGCACATTGGGTGGGGAATTCCTGCCAGGTCTCCCACTCCATGAGTATCCACCTGCCTTCCCACTGGGAGCGGACATCCAAG gtttagatttattttctttccttcagacTGAGAGTCAG ATCATTCCCACTCAATGCTATGGAGCTCTCAAGTCGATCCTCACCTCCACTTGCCCAGATGTTGCAGCCAGAGCCTGA
- the PIAS3 gene encoding E3 SUMO-protein ligase PIAS3 isoform X1 has translation MLLAGQTWILRLLWFSTQHMVMSFRVSELQVLLGFAGRNKSGRKHELLAKALHLLKSSCAPSVQMKIKELYRRRFPRKTLGPSNLSLLSLPPGTSPVGSPGPLAPIPPALLAPGTLLGPKREVDMHPPLPQPVHPDVTMKPLPFYEVYGELIRPTTLASTSSQRFEEAHFTFALTPQQVQQILTSREVLPGAKCDYTIQVQLRFCLCETSCPQEDYFPPNLFVKVNGKLCPLPGYLPPTKNGAEPKRPSRPINITPLARLSATVPNTIVVNWSSEFGRNYSLSVYLVRQLTAGTLLQKLRAKGIRNPDHSRALIKEKLTADPDSEVATTSLRVSLMCPLGKMRLTVPCRALTCAHLQSFDAALYLQMNEKKPTWTCPVCDKKAPYESLIIDGLFMEILNSCSDCDEIQFMEDGSWCPMKPKKEASEVCPPPGYGLDGLQYSPVQEGNPSENKKKVEVIDLTVESSSDEEDLPPTKKHCSVTSAAIPALPGSKGGLTSGHQSSSVLRSPTMGTLGGEFLPGLPLHEYPPAFPLGADIQGLDLFSFLQTESQHYGSSVITSLDEQDALGHFFQYRGTPSHFLGPLAPTLGSSHRSSTPAPPPGRVSSIVAPGRALREGHGGPLSSGPSLTGCRSDIISLD, from the exons ATGCTCTTGGCAGGACAGACCTGGATTCTCAGGCTTCTCTGGTTTTCTACACAGCACATGGTGATGAGTTTCCGGGTGTCTGAGCTTCAGGTGCTTCTTGGCTTTGCTGGCCGGAACAAGAGTGGACGGAAACACGAGCTTCTGGCCAAAGCCTTGCACCTCCTCAAGTCCAGCTGTGCTCCCAGTGTCCAGATGAAGATCAAAGAGCTTTACCGCCGACGCTTTCCCCGGAAGACCCTGGGGCCCTCTaatctctccctgctctctctgccACCTGGCACCTCTCCTGTAGGCTCCCCTGGTCCTCTAGCTCCTATTCCCCCGGCCCTCTTGGCTCCTGGTACCCTGCTGGGCCCCAAGCGTGAGGTGGACATGCATCCCCCTCTGCCGCAGCCTGTGCACCCAGATGTTACCATGAAACCATTGCCTTTCTATGAAGTCTACGGGGAGCTCATCCggcccaccacccttg CATCCACTTCTAGCCAGCGATTTGAAGAAGCGCATTTTACCTTTGCCCTCACACCCCAGCAAGTGCAGCAGATCCTTACATCCAG AGAGGTTTTGCCAGGAGCAAAATGTGATTATACCATACAGGTGCAGCTAAG GTTCTGTCTCTGTGAGACCAGCTGCCCCCAGGAGGATTATTTTCCCCCCAACCTCTTTGTCAAAGTCAATGGGAAACTGTGTCCCCTGCCG ggTTACCTTCCCCCAACCAAGAATGGGGCTGAGCCCAAGAGGCCCAGCCGCCCCATCAACATCACACCCTTGGCTCGACTGTCAGCCACTGTTCCCAACACCATCGTGGTCAATTGGTCATCTGAATTTGGACGG AATTACTCCTTGTCTGTGTACCTGGTGAGGCAGTTGACTGCAGGGACTCTTCTACAAAAGCTCAGAGCAAAGGGTATCCGGAACCCAGACCACTCCAGGGCACTGA TCAAGGAAAAATTGACTGCTGACCCTGACAGTGAAGTGGCCACTACAAGTCTCCGGGTGTCACTCATGTGCCCG CTAGGGAAGATGCGCCTGACAGTCCCTTGTCGTGCCCTCACCTGCGCCCACCTTCAGAGCTTCGATGCTGCCCTTTATCTACAGATGAATGAGAAGAAGCCAACGTGGACATGTCCTGTGTGTGACAAGAAAGCTCCCTATGAATCTCTCATCATTGATGG TTTATTCATGGAGATTCTTAATTCCTGTTCGGACTGTGATGAGATTCAGTTCATGGAAGATGGATCCTGGTGCCCAATGAAACCCAAAAAGGAGGCATCTGAGGTTTGCCCCCCACCAGGGTATGGGCTGGATG GCCTCCAGTACAGCCCAGTGCAAGAGGGAAATCCATCAGAGAATAAGAAGAAGGTTGAAGTCATTGACTTGACAGTAGAAAGCTCATCAGATGAGGAGGATCTGCCTCCGACCAAGAAGCACTGTTCTGTCACATCCGCTGCAATCCCAGCCCTACCTGGAAGCAAAGG AGGCTTGACGTCTGGTCACCAGTCATCCTCGGTGCTGCGGAGCCCTACTATGGGCACATTGGGTGGGGAATTCCTGCCAGGTCTCCCACTCCATGAGTATCCACCTGCCTTCCCACTGGGAGCGGACATCCAAG gtttagatttattttctttccttcagacTGAGAGTCAG CACTATGGTTCCTCCGTCATCACCTCGTTAGATGAACAGGATGCCCTTGGCCACTTCTTCCAGTACCGGGGGACCCCTTCCCACTTTCTGGGCCCACTGGCCCCCACTTTGGGGAGCTCTCACCGCAGTTCCACTCCAGCACCTCCTCCTGGCCGTGTCAGCAGCATTGTAGCCCCTGGACGGGCCTTGAGAGAGGGGCATGGAGGACCCCTGTCCTCAGGTCCCTCTTTGACTGGCTGTCGGTCAGACATCATTTCCTTGGACTGA
- the PIAS3 gene encoding E3 SUMO-protein ligase PIAS3 isoform X3 codes for MVMSFRVSELQVLLGFAGRNKSGRKHELLAKALHLLKSSCAPSVQMKIKELYRRRFPRKTLGPSNLSLLSLPPGTSPVGSPGPLAPIPPALLAPGTLLGPKREVDMHPPLPQPVHPDVTMKPLPFYEVYGELIRPTTLASTSSQRFEEAHFTFALTPQQVQQILTSREVLPGAKCDYTIQVQLRFCLCETSCPQEDYFPPNLFVKVNGKLCPLPGYLPPTKNGAEPKRPSRPINITPLARLSATVPNTIVVNWSSEFGRNYSLSVYLVRQLTAGTLLQKLRAKGIRNPDHSRALIKEKLTADPDSEVATTSLRVSLMCPLGKMRLTVPCRALTCAHLQSFDAALYLQMNEKKPTWTCPVCDKKAPYESLIIDGLFMEILNSCSDCDEIQFMEDGSWCPMKPKKEASEVCPPPGYGLDGLQYSPVQEGNPSENKKKVEVIDLTVESSSDEEDLPPTKKHCSVTSAAIPALPGSKGGLTSGHQSSSVLRSPTMGTLGGEFLPGLPLHEYPPAFPLGADIQGLDLFSFLQTESQHYGSSVITSLDEQDALGHFFQYRGTPSHFLGPLAPTLGSSHRSSTPAPPPGRVSSIVAPGRALREGHGGPLSSGPSLTGCRSDIISLD; via the exons ATGGTGATGAGTTTCCGGGTGTCTGAGCTTCAGGTGCTTCTTGGCTTTGCTGGCCGGAACAAGAGTGGACGGAAACACGAGCTTCTGGCCAAAGCCTTGCACCTCCTCAAGTCCAGCTGTGCTCCCAGTGTCCAGATGAAGATCAAAGAGCTTTACCGCCGACGCTTTCCCCGGAAGACCCTGGGGCCCTCTaatctctccctgctctctctgccACCTGGCACCTCTCCTGTAGGCTCCCCTGGTCCTCTAGCTCCTATTCCCCCGGCCCTCTTGGCTCCTGGTACCCTGCTGGGCCCCAAGCGTGAGGTGGACATGCATCCCCCTCTGCCGCAGCCTGTGCACCCAGATGTTACCATGAAACCATTGCCTTTCTATGAAGTCTACGGGGAGCTCATCCggcccaccacccttg CATCCACTTCTAGCCAGCGATTTGAAGAAGCGCATTTTACCTTTGCCCTCACACCCCAGCAAGTGCAGCAGATCCTTACATCCAG AGAGGTTTTGCCAGGAGCAAAATGTGATTATACCATACAGGTGCAGCTAAG GTTCTGTCTCTGTGAGACCAGCTGCCCCCAGGAGGATTATTTTCCCCCCAACCTCTTTGTCAAAGTCAATGGGAAACTGTGTCCCCTGCCG ggTTACCTTCCCCCAACCAAGAATGGGGCTGAGCCCAAGAGGCCCAGCCGCCCCATCAACATCACACCCTTGGCTCGACTGTCAGCCACTGTTCCCAACACCATCGTGGTCAATTGGTCATCTGAATTTGGACGG AATTACTCCTTGTCTGTGTACCTGGTGAGGCAGTTGACTGCAGGGACTCTTCTACAAAAGCTCAGAGCAAAGGGTATCCGGAACCCAGACCACTCCAGGGCACTGA TCAAGGAAAAATTGACTGCTGACCCTGACAGTGAAGTGGCCACTACAAGTCTCCGGGTGTCACTCATGTGCCCG CTAGGGAAGATGCGCCTGACAGTCCCTTGTCGTGCCCTCACCTGCGCCCACCTTCAGAGCTTCGATGCTGCCCTTTATCTACAGATGAATGAGAAGAAGCCAACGTGGACATGTCCTGTGTGTGACAAGAAAGCTCCCTATGAATCTCTCATCATTGATGG TTTATTCATGGAGATTCTTAATTCCTGTTCGGACTGTGATGAGATTCAGTTCATGGAAGATGGATCCTGGTGCCCAATGAAACCCAAAAAGGAGGCATCTGAGGTTTGCCCCCCACCAGGGTATGGGCTGGATG GCCTCCAGTACAGCCCAGTGCAAGAGGGAAATCCATCAGAGAATAAGAAGAAGGTTGAAGTCATTGACTTGACAGTAGAAAGCTCATCAGATGAGGAGGATCTGCCTCCGACCAAGAAGCACTGTTCTGTCACATCCGCTGCAATCCCAGCCCTACCTGGAAGCAAAGG AGGCTTGACGTCTGGTCACCAGTCATCCTCGGTGCTGCGGAGCCCTACTATGGGCACATTGGGTGGGGAATTCCTGCCAGGTCTCCCACTCCATGAGTATCCACCTGCCTTCCCACTGGGAGCGGACATCCAAG gtttagatttattttctttccttcagacTGAGAGTCAG CACTATGGTTCCTCCGTCATCACCTCGTTAGATGAACAGGATGCCCTTGGCCACTTCTTCCAGTACCGGGGGACCCCTTCCCACTTTCTGGGCCCACTGGCCCCCACTTTGGGGAGCTCTCACCGCAGTTCCACTCCAGCACCTCCTCCTGGCCGTGTCAGCAGCATTGTAGCCCCTGGACGGGCCTTGAGAGAGGGGCATGGAGGACCCCTGTCCTCAGGTCCCTCTTTGACTGGCTGTCGGTCAGACATCATTTCCTTGGACTGA
- the PIAS3 gene encoding E3 SUMO-protein ligase PIAS3 isoform X2, translated as MAELGELKHMVMSFRVSELQVLLGFAGRNKSGRKHELLAKALHLLKSSCAPSVQMKIKELYRRRFPRKTLGPSNLSLLSLPPGTSPVGSPGPLAPIPPALLAPGTLLGPKREVDMHPPLPQPVHPDVTMKPLPFYEVYGELIRPTTLASTSSQRFEEAHFTFALTPQQVQQILTSREVLPGAKCDYTIQVQLRFCLCETSCPQEDYFPPNLFVKVNGKLCPLPGYLPPTKNGAEPKRPSRPINITPLARLSATVPNTIVVNWSSEFGRNYSLSVYLVRQLTAGTLLQKLRAKGIRNPDHSRALIKEKLTADPDSEVATTSLRVSLMCPLGKMRLTVPCRALTCAHLQSFDAALYLQMNEKKPTWTCPVCDKKAPYESLIIDGLFMEILNSCSDCDEIQFMEDGSWCPMKPKKEASEVCPPPGYGLDGLQYSPVQEGNPSENKKKVEVIDLTVESSSDEEDLPPTKKHCSVTSAAIPALPGSKGGLTSGHQSSSVLRSPTMGTLGGEFLPGLPLHEYPPAFPLGADIQGLDLFSFLQTESQHYGSSVITSLDEQDALGHFFQYRGTPSHFLGPLAPTLGSSHRSSTPAPPPGRVSSIVAPGRALREGHGGPLSSGPSLTGCRSDIISLD; from the exons ATGGCGGAGCTGGGCGAATTAAAG CACATGGTGATGAGTTTCCGGGTGTCTGAGCTTCAGGTGCTTCTTGGCTTTGCTGGCCGGAACAAGAGTGGACGGAAACACGAGCTTCTGGCCAAAGCCTTGCACCTCCTCAAGTCCAGCTGTGCTCCCAGTGTCCAGATGAAGATCAAAGAGCTTTACCGCCGACGCTTTCCCCGGAAGACCCTGGGGCCCTCTaatctctccctgctctctctgccACCTGGCACCTCTCCTGTAGGCTCCCCTGGTCCTCTAGCTCCTATTCCCCCGGCCCTCTTGGCTCCTGGTACCCTGCTGGGCCCCAAGCGTGAGGTGGACATGCATCCCCCTCTGCCGCAGCCTGTGCACCCAGATGTTACCATGAAACCATTGCCTTTCTATGAAGTCTACGGGGAGCTCATCCggcccaccacccttg CATCCACTTCTAGCCAGCGATTTGAAGAAGCGCATTTTACCTTTGCCCTCACACCCCAGCAAGTGCAGCAGATCCTTACATCCAG AGAGGTTTTGCCAGGAGCAAAATGTGATTATACCATACAGGTGCAGCTAAG GTTCTGTCTCTGTGAGACCAGCTGCCCCCAGGAGGATTATTTTCCCCCCAACCTCTTTGTCAAAGTCAATGGGAAACTGTGTCCCCTGCCG ggTTACCTTCCCCCAACCAAGAATGGGGCTGAGCCCAAGAGGCCCAGCCGCCCCATCAACATCACACCCTTGGCTCGACTGTCAGCCACTGTTCCCAACACCATCGTGGTCAATTGGTCATCTGAATTTGGACGG AATTACTCCTTGTCTGTGTACCTGGTGAGGCAGTTGACTGCAGGGACTCTTCTACAAAAGCTCAGAGCAAAGGGTATCCGGAACCCAGACCACTCCAGGGCACTGA TCAAGGAAAAATTGACTGCTGACCCTGACAGTGAAGTGGCCACTACAAGTCTCCGGGTGTCACTCATGTGCCCG CTAGGGAAGATGCGCCTGACAGTCCCTTGTCGTGCCCTCACCTGCGCCCACCTTCAGAGCTTCGATGCTGCCCTTTATCTACAGATGAATGAGAAGAAGCCAACGTGGACATGTCCTGTGTGTGACAAGAAAGCTCCCTATGAATCTCTCATCATTGATGG TTTATTCATGGAGATTCTTAATTCCTGTTCGGACTGTGATGAGATTCAGTTCATGGAAGATGGATCCTGGTGCCCAATGAAACCCAAAAAGGAGGCATCTGAGGTTTGCCCCCCACCAGGGTATGGGCTGGATG GCCTCCAGTACAGCCCAGTGCAAGAGGGAAATCCATCAGAGAATAAGAAGAAGGTTGAAGTCATTGACTTGACAGTAGAAAGCTCATCAGATGAGGAGGATCTGCCTCCGACCAAGAAGCACTGTTCTGTCACATCCGCTGCAATCCCAGCCCTACCTGGAAGCAAAGG AGGCTTGACGTCTGGTCACCAGTCATCCTCGGTGCTGCGGAGCCCTACTATGGGCACATTGGGTGGGGAATTCCTGCCAGGTCTCCCACTCCATGAGTATCCACCTGCCTTCCCACTGGGAGCGGACATCCAAG gtttagatttattttctttccttcagacTGAGAGTCAG CACTATGGTTCCTCCGTCATCACCTCGTTAGATGAACAGGATGCCCTTGGCCACTTCTTCCAGTACCGGGGGACCCCTTCCCACTTTCTGGGCCCACTGGCCCCCACTTTGGGGAGCTCTCACCGCAGTTCCACTCCAGCACCTCCTCCTGGCCGTGTCAGCAGCATTGTAGCCCCTGGACGGGCCTTGAGAGAGGGGCATGGAGGACCCCTGTCCTCAGGTCCCTCTTTGACTGGCTGTCGGTCAGACATCATTTCCTTGGACTGA